The nucleotide sequence CGTTCACATGTTTCCCTTTCGTTTTCGAGTGGTTTAAACTCTGTTGTGAGGTAAGGGGGGTAAGTTTTAGGAAGGCCTTTGGTTAATTGAAAAAAAAGAGGCTTCTCTATTATAGAAAAACCTCTTTTTTTTGAATCTTATAATTTTAAGCGTCTGCTGTTGATAGCTTTTCAGTATTTTTGGGCTTTTCTGCATTGTCTGGAGCGTCAACTACCTGATCTGCCCTTAACTTGACTTTGTATCCTGCAAAACCATAATATACTATGTATAGGTAACAAATAACAGGGATAATATAAGCGAACTGATAGTTGTATAAATCTGCAAACTTACCCACAATAGGAGTTACAATCGCACCTCCAACGATACCAATCATTAACAAGGAAGAGCCTTGCGAGGTGTACTTTCCAAGACCTTCGATGGCCAATGTAAATATTGTAGGGAACATGATAGAGTTAAACAACCCTACTGCAATTAATGACCACATAGACACTGCACCGCTGGTAGAGGTTGACAATATAAGTAGCCCTGCATTAAAGATGGCAAATATACCTAAAGTCCTTGATGGGATGGTAGCGCCAATTTGGAATGCGATGATATTTAAAGCTATTAACCCTAATACGATGAGGGCAGTTTGACCTGGAGATATGAAAGTAAGTCCGAATTCTTCGACTACATCTACCATAAAGAAATACACTATGGTAGTTGCCACTACAGTTATTAGGGCTATTAGACCGTACCTTTTCAACTTTTCCATTGAGTTTGATAGTGATAGGGCGCCCATAAAACGACCAATCATGGCTCCGCCCCAGAAAAAGGCAATGAATTTACTTGCAACTTCTTCATTGAACCCGCGAATTTCTCCAAAGTAATTAGCCATAAAGCTACCTAAAGCAACTTCTGCACCCACATACATGAATAGTGCTACAATACCTAAAGTTAGATGGCTGAATCTAAGTACACCAAGACCTTTTTCTATTTTTTCTCCTGTAAATCTAGGAAGTTTAAAAGCGCTGATGAAAACAGCAAGGGCAAATAAAGTCCCCGCTAATACCAAATAAGGCATTTTTACAACATCTAAAGAGTGTACTTCAGCTGCTAAGTCCATGTTTCCGAAAATAACTTTACTACCAATGATCGGTGCAACTGTCGTACCAAGGGAGTTGAAGGCCTGTGTCATATTAAGCCTGCTTGAAGAAGTCTTAGGGCTACCTAGTAAGGCCACATAAGGGTTGGCAGCCATTTGCAGCAATACAACACCAGCGGCAAGTACAAAGAAAGCAAATAAGAAAGCAGGGTAGCTTTTCATTTCGGCTGCTGGGAAAAACAGGCAGCTTCCTATACCTGCAGTAATTAAACCTGCTATAATACCGTTTTTATAACCAATTTTTGATATCGGGTCTCCGAACCTGGAGGATATTATAAAGTAGACGAGCGAAATGGAGAAATAGGCAAAGAAAAAGAAAAACTGCACAAGACCTGCTTCGAAGTTTTCCAGCTTGAAAGCAATTTTGAAGAAAGGAATCATTATGTCGTTCATGCAGGTGATAAAACCCCACATAAAAAACAAAACTGTCAAAGCCAGTAACGGGATGGTATAATTTTTACCTGATTCGTCACCCTGGTGCAGGTTGCCTGCAGTTGAAGTAGATATTCCAGCCATTTGTTAA is from Cytophagaceae bacterium ABcell3 and encodes:
- a CDS encoding sugar MFS transporter; this translates as MAGISTSTAGNLHQGDESGKNYTIPLLALTVLFFMWGFITCMNDIMIPFFKIAFKLENFEAGLVQFFFFFAYFSISLVYFIISSRFGDPISKIGYKNGIIAGLITAGIGSCLFFPAAEMKSYPAFLFAFFVLAAGVVLLQMAANPYVALLGSPKTSSSRLNMTQAFNSLGTTVAPIIGSKVIFGNMDLAAEVHSLDVVKMPYLVLAGTLFALAVFISAFKLPRFTGEKIEKGLGVLRFSHLTLGIVALFMYVGAEVALGSFMANYFGEIRGFNEEVASKFIAFFWGGAMIGRFMGALSLSNSMEKLKRYGLIALITVVATTIVYFFMVDVVEEFGLTFISPGQTALIVLGLIALNIIAFQIGATIPSRTLGIFAIFNAGLLILSTSTSGAVSMWSLIAVGLFNSIMFPTIFTLAIEGLGKYTSQGSSLLMIGIVGGAIVTPIVGKFADLYNYQFAYIIPVICYLYIVYYGFAGYKVKLRADQVVDAPDNAEKPKNTEKLSTADA